The nucleotide sequence GTCCGTGGCGTTGGCGTCCCCTGCAGTGACGCCCGCCTTGCGGCGCAGGGTCTTGTCAATCGTGGTCACGCCGTTTGCCGTCCAGGCATTGCCAGGATCTAAACCAACCTGCCCGAAGGAGTCGATGATCGTCGTGCCCTTCTTGAGCACCAGCGCATCGTCGCCGTTGAAGTTGGTGACGCTGCTGACCGTTCCCAGAGCCTTAAGTGTCGCGCCTGCCTGACCGTTAACCAGCACAAGTGTGCCGCCCGCCGCCAGCGTGCCACTCAGCTTCTGCGTGTTGTTCGGCGTGGTGGCACCGTTGGCGTACAGCTCGACGCTGTAAGCCGAGAGATCGATGGTGTCGCTCGTGGGGTTGTACAACTCCAGCGCCTTGTTGTTGCTGCTCCCTTCAACGTACTCGCTGAAGATCAGGTCGCTCCCCGTGGGGGTAGGAGGCGTGGTGCCACCGCCCGTCCCCAACGTCACGGTGAGGTCGGTGCTGGCCTTCAGGCCGTTGTCGCCGGTGGTGGTGACCGTCACGGGGTAGGTGCCGGCTGGCGTGCCTTCGGGCGCGGTCACGCTGACCGTGAAGGTGCCGTTGGGGCTGACGGTGGTGGCCGAAGGGGTTACGGTTACCCCAGCAGGGGTGGTGATGGTCACCGTCAGGTCAGCGCCGCTGTAGTTCTGCGTGCTGGTCGTCAGGGTGCTGCTGACCGCCGCGCCGCCCGCCGTGACCGTGAGGGCCGCGGGGCTGGCCGTGAGCGTGGTCACCGGGTTGACCGGCGTGGTCCCAGCATCGGCGGTGAGGTTCAGGCCGACCAGCACAGGGTCGTGGTCAGAAGCGCGGAAGGGGTGCGAGGCGTCGAACAGGTCGATGCCGGTGCAGCTGGTGCTGGTGCAGCCGGGGGCATTCTTGAATTCGACGTTGTAGTCGGCAATGACCGGCTCGTCGCTGTTGACGTGCCACTCGGTGATGCCGGTGACCTGACCGCTCAGGTTCTGGCTGGCGAGCGCGTGGTCGAGGTAGCCGAACTGGCCGTTGAACTGGTAGCTGTAGCGGTCCTCGGCGGGGATGCGCAGGTTGAGGCTCTCGAAGCCGCCATTTTGCAGTGCCTTGATGGGGTCTTCTGCGCCGTAGGCGTTGAGGTCGCCGGTAATCAGGACGTCCTGGTCGCCGCTCTTTTGCTTGATGGTGCTGACGAAGTTCAGCAGGGCGTTGGCCTGATCGACGCGCTTGAGGTTCCAGCAGCCCTGGCCCTGGTCGGTGTCACCACTGGTGGGGCAGCTGCCCTTGCTCTTGAAGTGGTTGGCGACCACGCTGAACACGCCGTTCGTGGCCTTGTCGCGGAACGTCTGGGCCACAGGCGGGCGCGAGAAGACGCTGTTGTTGTCGATCATCGGCGCGCCGATGGGGGTGACTTTCGCCGGCTGGTAGATGATGGCGACCTTGATGGCGTCCGTGCCGACCTTGCCCGTCTTGACGGCGGCGTAGGTGCCGGCGCCCGCTTTCTCGTTCAGCGCCGCCACCAAGTCGTCCACAGCGGTGTCACCGTTGTTCTGAATTTCCATGAGGGTCAGAACGTCGGCGTTCAGCGTCACGAGGTTCGTCACCATCTTCGCGCGCTGCCGGGCCAGTTCCCCGGCATTGTTCGCCCCGCGGTCCGTGGTGCTGCCGTAGGTGGTGAAGTAGTTCAGGACGTTGGCACCGCCGACTTTCAGGCTGCCGCCGACGTCTTTCGGCAGAGCATTCGCCGCGCGGCTGTTGGCGGAAACAAAATTCACGGGGCCTTCCGGCTCCAGCATCGGCGTGTTGGCGATGGTGTGCCAGACCCCGCTCAGGCCAGTCACGGTGTCCCCGGTGCGGCGGGTGTTCTCGCTGCTCAGGAAGTTCAGCGTGCCCGGGTTCTGAGCAAGAATGCCGTCGTCGAGCGTGATGGTGCTCTGTCCGGTCTTGGCATTGCCGTTGGTGGGGTTAAAGACCCGGCCACCATTGGAGAGGTCGAGCTGACCGTAGCGCCCGTAGGTGTAGTTGTTGGTCACCGTCAGCATTTCAGGGAAGGTGACACGCATGCCCTCGTACTTTTCCTGCTGGGTCTTGTCCAGCGGCAGAGTCAGGCTCACGGCGGCGGGAGAGGGCACACCTGCCGACAGCACCGTCACGGCAGGGTTGGTTAGCTGGGTCGCGCCGTTGTACTCGCTCACGGTTCCCGTGACGCGAACGCGGCTGTTCGCGGCGATGGTCGGGCAGGAAGCGCCGCAGTACACGAAGACGCCGTTGGAGGTGTTGGCGTCCTTATCGGCGTCGATCCCCTCTTCCTGCACGAAAAAACCGCTCAGCCCGGGCAGGACGCTGGTCACCACACCCTCGACCGTGGCACTTTGGCTGTTCAGGGGGCTGGCCGCGTTGCCTGCCGGGGTGCTGCCCTGCACGCTGGCGATGTTGGTGAGGGCGACGGTGCCGGGGTTGTCGGCCACAGCGAAGACCAGGTTGAAGCGGAAGGGGTCTTCGGGGGTGAGTTCGCTTTTCTTCATGGGAACCCGGGCCGCGAAGTTGACGGTGATGGACGCGCCAGGGGCCAGGGCCTCCCCACGCCAGCCCCGGTGACTGATGCCCGGAAGCGTGGTGCCGCCCGGCAGAGCGACTTCCAGGGCGCCCGTGTCCAGGTTCTCGACCAGCGGCGTAGCGCTGGGGTCGATTTCAATGAGGCCGCCGCTGGTGCGGTGGGACTGCTCCACTTCCATCCCTGCCGGACTGACCGCGATGCCCGTGCTGGTCGTGACGTTCCGGAAGGGGGTTTCGCCATCGGTGGCGTGGCTTCCATCCGTATCGACAGGAATGAACACCGGCACCTGAATGGGCGTCGCCGAGGTGTTGGTAACCTTGAAGGTCGCGGTCATGTGCATGACCTGCTTGGCGGCGTCACCCACGTTGGACATGCTCTGGAAGGTGTATGTCAGTCCCTGAACTTCGCTGGCCTGCGCGCTCAGGCTCCCGGCCTGCCGAACGCTGGCCTGCGCCTGCTGGGTCCCCAGGCCGTTGATTTGCAGCTCATACAGCCCGAGTGCCCTGACCTTTTCCAACTTCTGTGTGCCCTGAGCGGGCGGGGTCGCAGGAGCTTGGGGCTGTGGCTGCTGTCCGCAGGCGCTGAGCGCCAGCACGCCGAGGACCAGCAGGGCTGTACTTTTGTGTTTCATCTTCATTCTTTCTCCGGGCAGGTGAGGGCAAGCAGCTGAACAGGGTGCAGAGCAGTCAGGAAAGGGAGTGGGGGCGTTCGCCCGCCCCCCCCGGTTCAGTACTGGCTGGACGGGCCGCCGGACTGGCCCAACCCGTACTGGTTGAAGCCCACCGAGGCAATGAGGGTGACGGCCTGCCAAGCGCCCAAGTCTTGAACGCGGGGCGCCTCATAGGGCTGCTTGTCAACGTCAGGGCGAGCGGCGGGCGTGAGTTGCTGGGCGGCAGGGGTGGTAGGCAGGTGCATAGAGAACCTCCGAGAGAAGAAAAGATGGAGTGAGGGCGTAGTCGCCTGAAGACCTGGAAAGAGCATGAGCCTATCGTTGGCCTGGGCAACGTAGTCCTCATTTGTCAACGGGGAGTCATTGACAGTGAGAACGGCGGTCATCCAGTACGCTGCAGAACATGTGGACGGCCAACCCCGACATCCTCGTGACCGACCTCGGTGATGAACTCGTACTTATGGACCCGCAGGGGAGCGTCATGTTCAGTCTCAATGCGGCTGGGCGCCTTCTGTGGCAAAGCCTCCCTGCCTCTGCCGACGCTCTCGCGCAGCGCCTCCAGGCGACTTACGGCCTCGATGCGGCCCAGGCGAGAGCTGACAGTCAGGCCGTGCTGGACGACCTCGCCGCTCGCCGCCTGGTGAAGCTGGCTTGAGCGCCTCGGACTGGTTTTCCCTGGGGGCGCGGGTCGTGGTGGAAGATCTCTCACCCGAACTGGTAGCGGTTCTGAAGAATTTCTGGGAGGACACCTGCGCCCTTCCGGACGACGGGCGCACTTTGACGCTGAGGGTAGGAGCACTCCTGCCAGTCCCGGCTGACGCCCAGGCCGAAACGCTGCCCCTCATGGAACAGACCGTTTCGCTGTGGCGAGCCGGCAACGAATTGTGGGTGCCGCAGCTCCTGCACCTGAAGGTTCAGCCTGGAGGAGCCCTTTTTACGCTTGCACCTGAGGCGTCAATTCAGCAGGAGTGGCCGCCTGCCCTGCTGGAAGCCTGGACCCTGTTTTTCACGGAGGCCCACCGGGCCGGGGGGTGGGTGCCCCTGCACGCGGCGGTCGTCAGTCATCAGGGCCGGGCGGTGGCTGTCAGCGGGGTCAGCGGAGCGGGCAAAAGTACCGCCACGCTCCGCCTGAGCGCCGACTACGCAGTGCTGGCCGAGGACCGGGCCTTCTGGCAGGCCAGCAGCGGGCGGGTGGCCGGACTTGACCACTGCCTGCGGCTGTTTCCTGAGAGTGTCGAGCGCTTTGCACCGCATCTCCAGGCACTGGCCGAGCGGACGCCGCGCGACGCCAAAGGAAAATACATGCTGCCTCTATCAGCGCTGACCGGTCCCTCTCAGCTGGCGGCTCTGCTCTGTTTCGCCCCGCCCGGCTCCGCACCTTTAGCCCTGAGCGCCGCCGAGCGTGTCCGGGCCGTCTGGGAAATGACAGGCTTTCCTCTGACCGCACTGGCAAGAGAAGAAGTGCAGCGGGGCATCGGCCGTCTTCTTCCTCTTCTCGCGCCGGAACCCATCACCAGGGAAACGGCAATCGAACGGGTCAAGGCTCTCCTGGGTAACTGAATACGACTTTGAAGTTCTGACGATTCTGAGGCTCACCGTAGAGTTCTAGAGTTCCCCGGTCGTCTTCTATCCAAGCGTGTGCCACGAATTCGGCTCCGTGCCGTCCGGCGCCACTGACGAACACCGCCGGGTGGCCTGCTCGGTACAGATTCCGGTAGGTGGCGTAGGCGCGTGGAACACAGACACCCCGTTTGCGTTGTCTCGGGTACAGGAGACGGGTCCACCAGCTCACCGCCGTGAGCCGGGCACTCAGCGCGCTGTACCCGAGTCGGCGTCGGACCGAAGCTGCCGACGGGGTCCACCGCGCCAGATGGGTGCGGGGATCACCCCCCTGCCGCACGGCCCACCACGCCGCCATGACGTCGAAGAGGGCAGGCAGAAGTTGGGGCCAGAGCCAACGCAGAAGCCGCCAACGCGCCGTCCAGAGGCCACGCTCTACTTTCAGGCCGTCCCCGGATAACCCCTGCGCGATGACAGGGGCGGTCTGCCTGACGTCGAGTTGAAGATGACCCTCTTCTGGAGAGCAGCAGCGCTGGAAGGCAGCCCAGGTCGCGCTTCCACCGACCTCTGAGGCGTGTCGCCGCAGCGTTTCCGAGCTGAGCCGGTGATTCTGGCAGAGCACCTGCAGGTCGAGGTAATCCGCTGGCTTGAGTCCTCCGCTGTCTCCGCCCCAGCACCGGCCCAGGGCAATGTTGACCACGGCCGCATCCAGGGGCGCGGGACGGTAGACACTGATGCCCTCCCAGTCGACCTGGGAAGCACGCTGCCAGATGTCCGAGGTCAGCTTCCGTGCTTTTGTGGGCGTGACTCCAACACTCTGCGCAACGACCCAGCGGTGGACGTCAATTCGCACGTGCCCCCCCGGACTGAACAGGTGCATGCTCTCATGTGTCCAGCGTTCCGGGTGGGCGTAAAGGCCATCGATACGCCAGCCGTAAGCCAGGGCGATATGGGCGGCCCGGGCCACCATTTCAGGTGCCTCCGGAAGAAGGAGGTCCACGTCGCCGTAGAAGCGCTCACCCGGCGTGGCGTACTCGAATTCAGCCAGAGCGAACCCCTTAAACAAGAGCGCCGGAATCCCCTCGCGTGCCCAGGCTGCCAGCAGGGGACGCAACTCGGCACGGATGTGGGCGTGACGCAGCGCCAAGTCCACGGCCTGCTTTCGCAAAGGGCTACGCAGAGGATGGGACTCAGGCAATCGGGCACGCACCGCCCCGCCCAGGCTCGCCGACAGAATGTGCGGAACACCAGCAGCGTTAAGTTGTGCCGGAGAAGTGAGGACTTGTGCCAGCACAGCAGGATCAGGAAAGTTAGGGCTCACTTTCCCGCCATCATGGCGTTTCGTTGTCAGGCTTTCATTCGGCGTTGTCGCCGAAATGGTCAGCCAGCCGGAAACAGGCGCCGGAACCCCATCTCCACGAGCTGCTCAGCGAACGCCGAGTCCAGCAGCATGGTCAGCCACGCGGCAGAGGGCGGCGCATACTCGCGCACCAGCGTCTGCACGATGGTCAGGACGATGCGGGCACGGGGTTTACCGGTCAGTAGGGGCTTGAGTTCCTGCGCGGCTTTCACGGTGGTGTCAATCAGGCTGGTGACCTCGCCCCACGTCGCGCCGTCGCGGAGTTGCTGAGCTTTGGCCTTGAGCGCGGGCGCGTGCTTGGCGAGCCAGGGCGAGAGGTCAGCGGCGGTCACGGTGCCGTCGGTGCGGGTCGAGGTGCCGAGGGCGAGCAGGGCGGTGAGGAGTTGCTGTTGCATGTCGGACTCCTGAACAGGGCGCGGCCCCTACGCGATGGCAGGGGCCGGAAGAGGGTGGGTTGGGGAGCGCGGCGCGGGGCCACGCGGCGGGCCTTACTTGGGCGGCGTCGGGGGAATGGCCGGGCCGATGGGCGCACGCTCCAGCACCAGGTCTCCGTTGCGGCGCAGGTAGACCTTCAGGCCCTGGTGCGTCCAGGGACCACCGGGCGAGGCGTAAACCCGCCGGAGCTGGGCGATCAGCTCATCGTTGACCAGCACCCCGCCGTACTTCGCGGGCTTGCCGTTCCAGGGCACCGGCTCCCCACCGCCCGCAGGCACGAGCAGCACCCCACCCGCAGGCGGCGGCACGGGCAGCGCCTTGAGCCACCGCCGCAGCGCGTTCACCCGGCGCATCCACCCCTTCATGAACACCTGCTGCGACGGGTTGCGCCGGACAATCCCCCGGTAAAACTGCTCGCGGGCGTCGCAGGCGGCCAGGGCCAGTTGCAGCGGCGTGCCGCCGGGTGCGAGCTGGTGCGCCCGCCAGAGCATCCACGTCGCGCCGTTTTCGTTCCCGTTCTCGTCGAAGGGCTTGCCGTCGCCCACGCCGTGATTCACGCTCATGTCGTAGATGGCGGCGCTCAGGGGCCAGGGCAGCGTGGCGGCGAGCGGACGCCAGTACCACGCCTCGTAGAGCGGCTTCACGTCGGCAGGCGTCAGGGCCTTCATGGGCTTGGGCGGGATACCGCACGCCTTGCACCATTTCAGCCAGTTGGCCTTCGTCACGCCGAGGTTGGTCTCACCGCCTGGATCGGCGGGGTGGTGGATATATCCCCCCTCCCAGAGCGCGGTGAAAGCGTGGGCCTTCTCAAAGTCAGACATCCGTACTCCTTCCAGCAAAAACCCCCACCGGGTCAGGTGGGGGGCAGAGGCTCATCGGGGAGCGGTGGGAACGGGCCAGCGGGCGCAGGGGTGCTCAAGGCCGGGGGCGACTGCGGCTCGGGCGGCCAGACGGTGCGCGGCTCCACGTTGCCGATCAGTTCCAGATACTCCACCCGGACGCGGGCCTGATCGCGCTGGTAACGCATTGAGTGGACCAGATCGAGCGCCCGCTCCAGCTCGTTTTCCATCTGTTCCATGCTCGCGCTCAGGGTTTTGACCTGGGTTCCGAGCAGAGCGATCTTCGCGGCGAGGTCGGTTTCCCGCTGCTGACCGACTTTGCCCCCCCGCACCTCGCGTACCAACATGGCGAGGCCGTAAAACACGGCGATGATGATGGCGGCAGGCCCGCCCTTCGTGACGAGGCCGATCAGTTGCGATACGTCCACGTCACCCACGTCCCTTCTCCCCTCGGGGGCTGAATTCCCCCGTGCCCGCCAGCCACCGCAGCCAGCGCGGTGGATGCTCGACGAGGCGTCGCCACCAGCGCCACTCGCTTTGCCAGTAGACGGCGGTGCGGGCGAACAGGATGCCGCTCACGCAGGCGAGCACGGTGTAGGTGGTCACGCCGCTCGCCACCCCCACCCCGGCACCAAAGGCCCCCGCCACCGCCAGCAGGTACATCCCGCACAGCGCGTGCGCCAGCATCCGCCAGCCGGAGAAACGCGGCGTGAACAGCAGCAGCAGCGCGATGGTCAGCGCGGCCCACCCCCACCACGCCCAGGGCATGAGGTCGTCGAACGCCTGATAGCTCGGATAGAGCAGCGGCAGGTACGGACGGTGATAGACCCCGAACGCGAACCACAGCAGGATCGCCGCCAGGATGTTGGTCGGGTTGAGCGGGTCCCAGCGGGAGAACATGGTGCGCTCGGGCATCAGCGGACCTCCAACCGCTGGTAGGTGCGGTCATCGAGGGTGTAACGCAGGCGATGGGTGAACAGCCAGACGCGCTGCACCTCGCCCACAGGGATGACGTTCGGGTCCCCGATCACCGAGCCAGTGCGCGTGTTTTCCTTGCGGACCTTCACGGGCTTTTTACAGCCTGGCGCGGCGCGGACGACCGCCTGATAACCGACGCCCACCACGCGGTCCCGGAAGGCGATGGGCGTGCAGTAGCGGGCGGTGGGTGGAGAGAGGGTGACCGGGGCGGCGAGGGCAGCCAGGAACGCCACCAGGGTCAGCACGGCGAGGAAGGATCGTTTGGGCACATGGGCCTCCGCTCCGGCAAAGAAAGGCCCCCAGCACGCCGGGGAGGGCTGGGGGGACGGAAGAGGCCTGCTTACCTGGGCGCGATGACGGGCAGCACCTCGGCGGTGACGACGTACTCGATGTCCTGGTCGCTGGGTACGCCACCGTCGAGGCCCGCCAGGATGGTGGGGTTGGTCAGCATCACGCCCATCACGCGGTTGCTGTCCACCGCGCCCTGCGCGGAGAGGACGTTGCTGGCCCAGACGCGGCGCTCCGGGCTGGTGTCGGGGCTGCGGACGGCGGCGCCCGCAATGCGGACAAGCTGCGCTTCAACGAGGGGCTTGAGCGGGCTGCCGTTCAGGTGGTTGGCAAGGGTGGAGAGTGTGGTCATGGTTCAAGGCTCCTTTCAGATGAGAGGGGGCGCAGGGTTGTAGGGGGCGGGGCCGCCAGTGTTGATCTGATAGCCCCAGAGGAGGATGCCGCTGGTGCCGTCGCCGGGGGTGTTCGTGCTCCCAGCGGCGTCAACGAAGTACACCCTGGCGCTCATGCCTCCAGCGGTCTCGGTATTGACTTCGGTGATGCTGACGCGATACCAGCCGTCGGGCAGCGTCTCGACACGGCAGGCGCGGGGGCGTCTGTAGTCACCCGCAGGCGGCATCGTGTATGTTCCGGTCAAGAGGTCAAGGTCAAGATAGTGATCCGCGTAGTACCACTCAAAGCTTATTCGGACGTAGCGCCAGCCTGCGGATTTCACGAACACCGAAAAGGTGTACGGGCTGCCCTGCGGGATGGTGGGGATGTTGCCCGGCGCAAACGCTGCGATGAGATGCACTTTAGCGTCCGTGTTCGCGGTGATTTTGACCGCCGTGTTCGTGCCGTCCGGGGCGATGCCTGCGTTGGCGCGGGGGGAGTCTGTCAGCGCCTCGGCGTACCAGCGAAACCCCCGTGCGCCCACAGGAGCAAGATTTGCCACCCGGCGCTTGACCAGTGCGGCGTGCATTACAGCGCCACCGATTGCACGGCCACCGTCGCATCACTGGTCTGGTTGACAGGCGCACTCGGCAGGCCCGAGCGCAGGCGCAGCCAGTTGACCGCCAGTAACGGCCCCGGCGTGATGAACACGGCTCGGTTCGCCGCCGCCTTGAGGGTGTAGGGCGTGCCGTACTCGTCGTAGAGGTCGCTCCACGTCACGCCGTCCGCGCTGAGCTGCACGGTAAGGTCCGCCGCCGTCCAGCTCACGCCGATGGTCAGGCGAATCAGGCTGCGGCCCGTCAGGTTGGTGCTGCCGCTCAGACTGCCGTTCGCCGGAATGGTCAGGACGCTACGGGTGCTGACCGGCGGCGTGACCGAGGTGTTCAGGGTGCCTTGCAGCGCCGTGAGCACCTGCGCGAGCGTGGCCTGGGTCGCTGCCCCGGCTGGAAGCTGCGTCTTGATCCCGTCGCCCTGGGCCTGCGAAGCCAGGATGAATGTGTTCCCGTTGGCGGCCAGCATGTGCGTGTTCGTGCTTTCGGCCAGGAAGCGCAGGGCTTCCAGCTTGCCGATTACGTTCTGGTCGTTCACGCCGAGGGCATTGAGCAGTGCTTCGAGGTCATCCGTGTTGGCGCTCAGCAGGGAGAGTAACCCTTCCAGGCCATCGGTGTAGGTGCCGATGTTGGTGAGTAGGTCACGGTTGGTGGCCGCGAGGGCTTCAAGGGTGTCCGTATTACCAAGCAGCGGGGCAAGAGCCTGCACCGCGTCGCGCACCTGTTGCAGCGTGACCTCACGCGCCGAGTCGGTGTCGGCGCTTCCGGTGCCGCCCGCACTCCCGCCTGCCAGCACAACGGGCAGCGGGTCGTCAGACGTGACTGGCACGGCCATGTGCGGATCGTCCTTGCTGCGCGTGGTGAGCAGCACCGCCTGCCCCCTGAACAGATTTTCAAGACTGCGCTTCAGATTCATGCCTCACCTCGCGCCCAGGGCAAAGGTCAGCCCCCAGCCGGGGCGCAGGCGGCTGGGGGCAGAAGGAAAGGCGGTTATTGAGGCAGGCCGGGTGAGAGAGGCACAGAAAACGACTGCCCATCTGCGGATGCGGTGCTGAAGACCAGGACGTGCAGGTAGGGGCTCCCCGACGCAGGCCAGACCACTTCCACCCGGCGCGGCGGCGTATAACTCGCGTCAAACTCGGTGAAATTGCTCAGCGGGTCGGTCGGCGCCGGGACCACGCGCAGCCCCTCCCAGGGCAGCTCACACAGCGCAGCGGCGAGGCGAAACGGCACCGCCGAGGCGTCCGGGCGCCAGGCGTTGAGCCGCACCCCTGTAGGCGCCACCGAAGCCTCACTGAACAAGGTGAGCGGCGCTTGATCGGCGAAGGTGAGCACCACCGCGCCGTCCGTCAGCAACATCGGCTCCGGCAGGGCATAGACGGTCGAGAGCTGGGGCGTGCCCTGCCCGTCTACGCGGCGCGGGAGCAGGGCGGCTTCGTACTCTGCGAGCACGCTTTCTTGGCCGCTCGCGCCCAGCACGCTCAGCCCCGTCAGTGTCACGTCGCCCGCGATGGCGACCGCCGCGAGGTTGAGCGTTCGCCGTTGCCACGTGATCTGCGCCCCGCGCAAATCGGCCGGGCCTGTTGTCGGCGTGCCCTGCGGGGCAATAACCACAGTTGGTGTTGGGTCGGCGCTGGCCGCAGCCCCGCCGCCGCTGGCGCCGCCACTGCCGAGCGCGTCTACGCGCCCTTTCAACTGCTCGAACATTGCCTTTGTCGGATACGGTCCTGCAACCATACTCAGCTCTCCTTGACGGTCTGGTAGCCGTCTGCGTCGGCGGTGGCCGTTGCGTTCGTGATGGTTTGGTAGCCCTCGGCGTCGAGCGTGATCTCGGCCCCCTCGATGGTCTGATACCCGTCGAGATCAGTCGAGACAACGAAAGCCGGCGTCGTGCCCGTCCCGTCGGGCGGCAGATCGGCGACTGGCGCGAGCATCAGGAGTGTGGTGAGCGTGGGCTGCGGGTCGCTGCGCCGCAGCCGTAAGGTCTGCCCGGCCGTGAGCAGATGCGGGTAGCTCAGCGCCGCCCAGCCAGCGCCCTCGGCGACTTCTACGGTGGCTGCCGGGCCGACCAAGCCCAGCGCCAGGTATTGATCGAGGCCGCCCAGGTCTGCCGTGACTGGCAGGACCGCGCCCTCCGGCGGCGTGGCCCCGAAAAGGATGGGGTTGGGGATGAGAATGCGATTCATAGGTACCTCAACTGTCGTTGCCGCTCGCCCGCTCACCGAGACCGATGCGGGCGAGCAGCAAGCGGGAGAGCGGCGCCGAGCAGCGCAGGATCAGGGACGCCTCCCGAACGGTGCCGTAGGGGGCGCCCCAGGTCGCAAGATAGGGTTGCCAACCCCGCGCCCCAGCCGAGCGACCGAGCGGCCGGAGCAGGACCGGGGCGCCTTCCACCGTCAGCGTCGGCGGGGCCCCACCGACCTTCAGGCGCAGCAACAGGGCGGCCTGCATGTCGTGGCCGGTATCGCCGCTCGGCAAGGCTTCCCCGGCCCAGGTCACGCGCAGCAGGCCCCGGACGCTCGTGCGGTCGTTGAGCGCCTCGAGCTGCTCGGCCGGGGGGGAGAGCGGCGGCTTGGCGAGCGCGGCCAGCGCCGCCGGATCAGCGACCCAGGTGCCGCCCGCCCACCGCTCCACCGTGGCCGGCACATGCCAGGGCGGTTGTTGCTTGCCTTCGATGATCTTGAGGGGCTCCTCGTAGACCGGTATCCGGCCCGTCGTTGCCAGCGTCACACCCAGCGGGGGCAGGAGGCGGGCCGGGGGCCCCAGCGGCTTTGGGAGGGCCGGCGGCTTCGGGCGCTTCGGGCGGGACCGGGGGCGGGCGGGCCATTCTCGGGTCGTCAGGTCGCGCCATGCGTCCCAGAGGATGACGGCGCGGGC is from Deinococcus wulumuqiensis R12 and encodes:
- a CDS encoding PqqD family protein, with protein sequence MWTANPDILVTDLGDELVLMDPQGSVMFSLNAAGRLLWQSLPASADALAQRLQATYGLDAAQARADSQAVLDDLAARRLVKLA
- a CDS encoding ExeM/NucH family extracellular endonuclease, whose protein sequence is MKMKHKSTALLVLGVLALSACGQQPQPQAPATPPAQGTQKLEKVRALGLYELQINGLGTQQAQASVRQAGSLSAQASEVQGLTYTFQSMSNVGDAAKQVMHMTATFKVTNTSATPIQVPVFIPVDTDGSHATDGETPFRNVTTSTGIAVSPAGMEVEQSHRTSGGLIEIDPSATPLVENLDTGALEVALPGGTTLPGISHRGWRGEALAPGASITVNFAARVPMKKSELTPEDPFRFNLVFAVADNPGTVALTNIASVQGSTPAGNAASPLNSQSATVEGVVTSVLPGLSGFFVQEEGIDADKDANTSNGVFVYCGASCPTIAANSRVRVTGTVSEYNGATQLTNPAVTVLSAGVPSPAAVSLTLPLDKTQQEKYEGMRVTFPEMLTVTNNYTYGRYGQLDLSNGGRVFNPTNGNAKTGQSTITLDDGILAQNPGTLNFLSSENTRRTGDTVTGLSGVWHTIANTPMLEPEGPVNFVSANSRAANALPKDVGGSLKVGGANVLNYFTTYGSTTDRGANNAGELARQRAKMVTNLVTLNADVLTLMEIQNNGDTAVDDLVAALNEKAGAGTYAAVKTGKVGTDAIKVAIIYQPAKVTPIGAPMIDNNSVFSRPPVAQTFRDKATNGVFSVVANHFKSKGSCPTSGDTDQGQGCWNLKRVDQANALLNFVSTIKQKSGDQDVLITGDLNAYGAEDPIKALQNGGFESLNLRIPAEDRYSYQFNGQFGYLDHALASQNLSGQVTGITEWHVNSDEPVIADYNVEFKNAPGCTSTSCTGIDLFDASHPFRASDHDPVLVGLNLTADAGTTPVNPVTTLTASPAALTVTAGGAAVSSTLTTSTQNYSGADLTVTITTPAGVTVTPSATTVSPNGTFTVSVTAPEGTPAGTYPVTVTTTGDNGLKASTDLTVTLGTGGGTTPPTPTGSDLIFSEYVEGSSNNKALELYNPTSDTIDLSAYSVELYANGATTPNNTQKLSGTLAAGGTLVLVNGQAGATLKALGTVSSVTNFNGDDALVLKKGTTIIDSFGQVGLDPGNAWTANGVTTIDKTLRRKAGVTAGDANATDAFDPSAQWEQFNIDTFDGLGSR
- a CDS encoding lasso peptide biosynthesis B2 protein, with product MSPNFPDPAVLAQVLTSPAQLNAAGVPHILSASLGGAVRARLPESHPLRSPLRKQAVDLALRHAHIRAELRPLLAAWAREGIPALLFKGFALAEFEYATPGERFYGDVDLLLPEAPEMVARAAHIALAYGWRIDGLYAHPERWTHESMHLFSPGGHVRIDVHRWVVAQSVGVTPTKARKLTSDIWQRASQVDWEGISVYRPAPLDAAVVNIALGRCWGGDSGGLKPADYLDLQVLCQNHRLSSETLRRHASEVGGSATWAAFQRCCSPEEGHLQLDVRQTAPVIAQGLSGDGLKVERGLWTARWRLLRWLWPQLLPALFDVMAAWWAVRQGGDPRTHLARWTPSAASVRRRLGYSALSARLTAVSWWTRLLYPRQRKRGVCVPRAYATYRNLYRAGHPAVFVSGAGRHGAEFVAHAWIEDDRGTLELYGEPQNRQNFKVVFSYPGEP
- a CDS encoding phage head spike fiber domain-containing protein, producing the protein MHAALVKRRVANLAPVGARGFRWYAEALTDSPRANAGIAPDGTNTAVKITANTDAKVHLIAAFAPGNIPTIPQGSPYTFSVFVKSAGWRYVRISFEWYYADHYLDLDLLTGTYTMPPAGDYRRPRACRVETLPDGWYRVSITEVNTETAGGMSARVYFVDAAGSTNTPGDGTSGILLWGYQINTGGPAPYNPAPPLI
- a CDS encoding glycoside hydrolase family 108 protein gives rise to the protein MSDFEKAHAFTALWEGGYIHHPADPGGETNLGVTKANWLKWCKACGIPPKPMKALTPADVKPLYEAWYWRPLAATLPWPLSAAIYDMSVNHGVGDGKPFDENGNENGATWMLWRAHQLAPGGTPLQLALAACDAREQFYRGIVRRNPSQQVFMKGWMRRVNALRRWLKALPVPPPAGGVLLVPAGGGEPVPWNGKPAKYGGVLVNDELIAQLRRVYASPGGPWTHQGLKVYLRRNGDLVLERAPIGPAIPPTPPK